From the genome of Kaistella daneshvariae, one region includes:
- a CDS encoding glycosyltransferase: MKNNSFRANESPKYDMIVFCHLRWDFVYQRPQHIISRLAKDYKILVVEEPLKKNQEKAVFSVKKLNSQIHICQPSVDHIDEIGPYLKKHLKQTDFALGWFYSAAFVPVLETLDFESVVYDCMDELSLFKGASSKLLEQEQQLLAAADVVYTGGKSLYESKKQKHHNVFCFPSSVDIDHFSSRNNPKPSDLEGIPSPIIGYYGVIDERIDLDLLKETAAQSPDASFVMIGPLCKIEEQDLPRAENIYYLGMKSYDELPSYLQYFDVAMMPFALNDSTKFISPTKTLEYMAAEKPIISTRIKDVERDYSNCVMLMDDAEDFINAIKNPKQNFRREYREILEKTSWDSTAENMRLMIKKAIA, encoded by the coding sequence ATGAAAAACAATTCATTCAGGGCAAACGAATCCCCAAAGTATGACATGATTGTCTTCTGTCATCTGCGTTGGGATTTCGTTTACCAAAGACCACAACACATTATCAGCCGCCTTGCAAAAGATTATAAAATACTTGTCGTTGAAGAACCGCTCAAAAAAAATCAGGAAAAGGCGGTTTTTTCTGTCAAAAAATTAAATTCTCAAATTCATATTTGCCAACCATCAGTTGACCATATTGATGAAATCGGTCCTTACTTAAAAAAGCATCTGAAACAAACAGATTTTGCTCTTGGTTGGTTTTATTCCGCAGCTTTTGTACCTGTTTTAGAAACACTGGATTTTGAAAGCGTTGTTTATGATTGCATGGATGAACTTTCTTTGTTTAAAGGCGCTTCAAGCAAATTACTTGAACAGGAGCAGCAACTTTTAGCAGCTGCCGACGTCGTATATACAGGCGGAAAATCGCTTTACGAATCTAAAAAACAAAAACATCACAACGTATTTTGCTTCCCAAGCTCGGTAGATATTGACCACTTCTCGAGCAGAAACAATCCAAAACCTTCTGATTTAGAAGGAATTCCTTCACCAATTATCGGGTATTACGGCGTTATCGATGAGCGCATTGATTTAGATTTACTTAAAGAAACCGCGGCGCAAAGCCCGGATGCATCATTTGTTATGATCGGTCCGCTTTGTAAAATTGAAGAGCAGGATTTACCGCGTGCTGAAAATATCTATTATTTAGGCATGAAATCGTACGATGAATTACCGAGCTATCTCCAGTATTTCGATGTCGCCATGATGCCTTTTGCTTTAAATGATTCTACGAAATTCATCAGCCCAACAAAAACTTTGGAATATATGGCGGCAGAGAAACCCATTATTTCAACCAGAATCAAAGACGTGGAACGCGATTACAGCAACTGCGTAATGCTCATGGATGATGCTGAAGATTTCATTAACGCGATTAAAAATCCAAAACAAAATTTTAGGCGTGAATACCGGGAAATTTTAGAAAAAACCTCCTGGGATTCTACCGCAGAAAATATGCGTTTAATGATTAAAAAAGCGATAGCATGA
- the glf gene encoding UDP-galactopyranose mutase, translated as MTDYDVLIIGAGISGATLAERYASIGKQVLVIEKRDHIAGNCYDEYDENGILVSKYGAHLFHTNDEQVWEYVNRFSEWYPWHHRVIARVDGKTVPIPVNITTVNTLFNTHIKTEAEMQQWLEENRVPFEPAKNGEEAVLNRVGKVLYEKMFKHYTKKQWDKYPAELHASVLERIPVRHNYDDRYFSDTHQALPVGGYTQLFENMLSHPNITVLLNTDFFDVKDQIGDYEKLFYTGPIDRYFEFENKLMEKLEYRSINFVTEQLDQEYFQENSVVNYPGKEVDFTRIIEYKHFGHQQSPKTSIVKEYTVDDGEPYYPVPNEKNQEIYNKYKEEADKLENVYFVGRLANYKYFNMDQAFKNALELFEKLELRI; from the coding sequence ATGACCGACTATGATGTTTTAATTATTGGCGCCGGTATTTCTGGCGCCACGTTAGCTGAACGTTACGCATCGATTGGCAAACAGGTTTTAGTTATTGAAAAAAGAGATCACATCGCGGGAAATTGTTACGATGAATACGATGAAAACGGAATTTTGGTCTCCAAATACGGCGCCCATTTATTTCACACCAATGATGAGCAGGTTTGGGAATATGTAAACCGTTTCAGCGAATGGTATCCGTGGCATCACCGTGTAATAGCGCGTGTTGACGGAAAAACGGTTCCCATTCCGGTGAATATCACCACTGTAAATACGCTTTTCAATACGCATATTAAAACCGAAGCGGAAATGCAGCAGTGGCTGGAAGAAAACCGCGTTCCGTTTGAACCTGCGAAAAATGGTGAAGAAGCCGTTTTGAACCGCGTTGGCAAAGTGCTTTACGAAAAAATGTTTAAGCATTACACCAAAAAGCAGTGGGACAAATATCCGGCGGAACTGCACGCTTCGGTTTTGGAGAGAATTCCGGTTCGCCATAATTATGACGACCGCTATTTTTCGGATACACATCAGGCTTTACCGGTCGGTGGCTATACCCAACTTTTCGAAAATATGCTTAGCCATCCGAATATTACGGTTCTCTTAAACACAGATTTTTTCGATGTTAAAGACCAGATTGGCGATTATGAAAAACTGTTTTATACCGGACCAATCGACCGTTATTTTGAATTTGAAAACAAACTGATGGAAAAACTGGAATACCGTTCCATCAATTTTGTCACTGAACAGCTGGACCAGGAATATTTCCAGGAAAACTCGGTGGTAAACTATCCCGGCAAAGAGGTCGATTTTACCCGAATTATCGAATACAAACATTTCGGTCATCAGCAATCACCGAAAACCAGCATCGTAAAAGAATATACCGTAGACGACGGCGAGCCGTACTACCCTGTTCCGAACGAAAAAAACCAGGAAATTTATAATAAATATAAGGAAGAAGCAGACAAACTAGAAAACGTATATTTCGTTGGCCGTCTCGCAAATTATAAATATTTTAATATGGATCAGGCATTTAAAAATGCTTTGGAATTATTTGAAAAATTAGAATTGCGTATATGA
- a CDS encoding NADP-dependent isocitrate dehydrogenase, whose translation MAEKSKIFYTWTDEAPMLATHSFLPMVEAFAKSADIEIVPKDISLAGRILANFSSYLNEDQKVEDALAELGQLATTPEANIIKLPNISASVPQLNDAIAELQKKGYAVPNYPAEPKNSDEEKIKSAYAKVLGSAVNPVLREGNSDRRAPRAVKNYAKANPHKMGAWSADSKTTVAHMTAGDFYGTEKSMTVEKDSQFKIEFFGEDGSIKELKGLSPLKAGEIIDTAVMSLSALKGFVADAMAEAKAANVLLSGHLKATMMKVSDPIIFGAIVETYFRDVFEKYKDVFAELDIDPNFGLATLFEKISGHPKENEIKTAIADAIENGPRIAMVNSDKGITNFHVSSDIIVDASMAALIRGGGKMWNKDGNEEDTVAMIPDRSYAGFYQAAIDDMKKNGALDPRTMGSVPNVGLMAQKAEEYGSHDKTFQLQAAGTVKVSDENGTVLMEQPVEKGDIFRMCQVKDLPIQDWVKLAVNRARLSDTPAVFWLDENRAHDREMIKKVEKYLKDYDTSGLDIRIMNIEDAMTFTLGRIREGLDTISVSGNVLRDYLTDLFPILELGTSAKMLSIVPLMNGGGLFETGAGGSAPKHIEQFISEGYLRWDSLGEFMALQASLEHLAQTQNNEKAQILADALDEANENFLANDKSPSRKIGSIDNRGSHFYLAMYWAEALANQKKSPEIAGIFAPVAQAMAENEEKINEELIGAQGKPQDIGGYYYPNTEKTDDAMRPSETLNKIIDSI comes from the coding sequence ATGGCAGAAAAATCTAAAATCTTTTACACGTGGACAGACGAAGCTCCCATGTTGGCAACGCATTCTTTCTTACCGATGGTAGAAGCTTTTGCGAAATCCGCAGACATCGAAATTGTTCCGAAAGATATATCCCTCGCCGGCCGAATTTTGGCAAATTTTTCCTCTTATTTAAATGAAGATCAGAAAGTGGAAGACGCGCTGGCCGAATTAGGTCAGCTTGCAACCACGCCGGAAGCGAACATCATCAAATTACCAAATATTTCTGCTTCTGTGCCGCAGCTCAACGACGCGATTGCTGAATTGCAGAAAAAAGGCTATGCCGTACCGAATTATCCTGCGGAACCTAAAAATTCTGACGAAGAAAAGATTAAAAGTGCCTATGCAAAAGTTTTAGGAAGTGCTGTTAATCCGGTTTTAAGAGAAGGAAATTCTGACCGTCGTGCACCGCGCGCAGTGAAAAATTACGCCAAAGCAAATCCACATAAAATGGGCGCCTGGTCCGCAGATTCAAAAACCACCGTAGCTCATATGACTGCAGGTGATTTTTACGGTACCGAAAAATCGATGACTGTTGAAAAAGATTCGCAGTTTAAAATTGAGTTTTTTGGTGAAGACGGTTCTATAAAAGAGTTGAAGGGTCTTTCTCCTTTAAAAGCAGGTGAAATTATTGACACCGCGGTGATGAGCCTTTCTGCTTTAAAAGGTTTTGTTGCAGATGCCATGGCGGAAGCTAAGGCGGCGAACGTTTTGCTTTCCGGTCACCTGAAAGCTACGATGATGAAAGTTTCGGACCCAATTATTTTCGGAGCCATTGTTGAAACATATTTTAGAGACGTTTTCGAAAAATATAAAGATGTTTTCGCAGAATTGGATATTGACCCTAATTTCGGTTTGGCTACACTTTTCGAAAAAATTTCTGGGCATCCGAAAGAAAATGAAATTAAAACTGCTATCGCTGATGCCATTGAAAACGGACCAAGAATCGCGATGGTAAATTCCGATAAAGGAATCACCAATTTCCACGTCTCTTCAGATATCATCGTCGATGCATCTATGGCTGCATTGATCCGCGGAGGCGGTAAAATGTGGAACAAAGACGGAAATGAGGAAGACACCGTCGCAATGATTCCGGACCGTTCTTACGCAGGATTTTATCAGGCGGCAATTGACGACATGAAGAAAAATGGCGCGCTGGATCCAAGAACAATGGGTTCCGTTCCGAATGTTGGTCTAATGGCTCAAAAAGCCGAGGAATACGGTTCGCACGACAAAACCTTCCAGCTTCAAGCCGCAGGAACGGTAAAAGTTTCTGATGAAAACGGTACTGTTTTGATGGAACAGCCGGTAGAAAAAGGTGATATTTTCCGCATGTGCCAAGTGAAAGATTTGCCGATTCAGGATTGGGTAAAATTAGCGGTTAACCGCGCAAGATTATCTGATACACCAGCAGTTTTCTGGCTGGATGAAAACCGCGCTCATGACCGTGAAATGATCAAAAAAGTTGAGAAATATCTGAAAGATTACGACACCAGCGGTCTCGATATCAGAATTATGAATATCGAAGATGCGATGACTTTTACTTTGGGTAGAATTCGCGAAGGTTTAGATACGATTTCGGTTTCCGGGAACGTGCTTAGAGATTATCTTACTGACCTCTTCCCTATTCTGGAATTGGGAACTTCAGCAAAAATGCTTTCTATTGTTCCTCTGATGAACGGCGGTGGACTTTTCGAAACCGGCGCCGGAGGTTCAGCTCCGAAACACATCGAGCAGTTTATCAGCGAGGGTTATTTGCGTTGGGATTCGCTTGGTGAATTTATGGCGCTTCAGGCGAGTTTAGAACATTTAGCGCAAACTCAAAACAATGAAAAAGCACAGATTTTAGCAGATGCCTTGGATGAGGCTAATGAAAATTTCCTGGCGAACGACAAATCACCTTCAAGAAAAATCGGTTCTATCGATAACAGAGGTTCGCATTTTTATCTGGCGATGTATTGGGCTGAAGCTTTGGCAAATCAGAAAAAAAGCCCCGAAATAGCGGGAATTTTTGCGCCTGTTGCTCAAGCGATGGCAGAAAATGAAGAAAAAATCAATGAAGAATTAATCGGTGCGCAGGGCAAACCACAGGATATCGGCGGTTATTATTATCCGAACACCGAAAAGACCGATGATGCGATGCGACCGTCAGAAACTTTAAATAAAATTATCGACAGTATTTAA
- a CDS encoding alpha-amylase family protein — MKSNYLFKSFFMGGFECADQINRHGERVNLLEETQHDLRVYEDYRNLVELGIFTVREGICWSKVEKSPGNYDFSEVLNRIKTAEKLGIQIIWDLIHFGYPDGLFPTHPHFVQRFENLCRAFAQFYRLTCDETLYVVPINEISFLSWLSGEARGTVPFATHNGWDIKFHLCKAAIKGIKALKEEDPSCKIVLVEPLVLIHDDGDDPEHLHRRNQYQFEAMDIIAGRMCPDLGGDESFLEILGFNYYWNCQWRGEANSLPWPDANNERVELNELLLQAYARYEKPIFLSETGHFGEGRAQWLEEITAQVLLARQRGVDFHGVCIYPVTDRPDWDNLSDYSNCGLFDLDEKGNRIPVQEYIKCLERQQHKLNFMATA, encoded by the coding sequence ATGAAATCAAATTACCTTTTTAAAAGTTTTTTCATGGGAGGTTTCGAATGTGCAGACCAAATTAACCGCCACGGCGAGCGTGTAAATCTGCTGGAAGAAACACAACATGACCTCCGCGTTTATGAAGATTACCGAAATTTAGTAGAACTGGGAATTTTCACCGTGCGCGAAGGAATCTGCTGGAGCAAGGTCGAAAAATCGCCCGGAAATTATGATTTTTCTGAAGTTCTAAATCGTATTAAAACCGCTGAAAAACTCGGCATTCAAATTATTTGGGATCTCATCCATTTTGGTTATCCCGATGGTCTTTTCCCGACGCATCCGCATTTCGTGCAGCGTTTTGAAAATCTTTGCCGGGCTTTTGCACAGTTTTACCGCCTGACTTGCGACGAAACACTTTACGTGGTTCCGATTAACGAAATAAGTTTTCTCTCTTGGTTGTCAGGTGAAGCACGCGGCACCGTTCCTTTCGCTACGCACAACGGCTGGGATATCAAGTTTCATCTCTGCAAAGCTGCTATTAAAGGAATTAAAGCGTTAAAAGAAGAAGACCCGAGCTGTAAAATCGTACTGGTTGAACCTTTGGTACTCATTCATGATGATGGTGATGATCCCGAACATCTCCACCGACGGAACCAGTATCAGTTTGAAGCCATGGATATCATCGCCGGTAGAATGTGCCCCGATTTAGGTGGTGATGAAAGTTTTCTTGAAATTTTAGGCTTTAACTACTACTGGAATTGCCAATGGCGGGGCGAAGCAAACAGTCTTCCGTGGCCGGACGCCAATAACGAACGCGTGGAACTTAACGAATTGCTGTTGCAGGCGTACGCACGCTACGAAAAACCTATTTTTCTTTCGGAAACAGGGCACTTCGGCGAAGGTCGTGCGCAGTGGCTGGAAGAAATTACAGCACAGGTTTTGTTGGCTCGTCAACGCGGTGTAGATTTCCACGGCGTTTGCATTTACCCTGTAACTGACCGTCCGGATTGGGACAATCTTTCGGATTACAGCAACTGTGGACTTTTTGATCTGGATGAAAAAGGAAACCGCATTCCCGTACAGGAATATATTAAGTGTCTGGAACGCCAACAGCACAAACTAAATTTTATGGCGACTGCTTAA